One genomic window of Polyangium aurulentum includes the following:
- a CDS encoding PP2C family protein-serine/threonine phosphatase gives MKFRTTLLVPMVLLVVAMGAATAGGAALVLERDARRDVAADLGQGVRIFEALREKRRSLYRAEAHVVAEEPRLKAVVATEDVSPETVYGVALELRKAVQSDLFLMTDGEGHLLADVADPKASGFDMSKNPAIAAALAEGEKAAVWTNEDKIYEVHARRLAFGTDPVGVLVVGFALGDPILEEVRRETGSVAVLLLDERPVSVSRLEGGEEAPRDAIAQVAAAIPRGGEPAPVTLGGGRYLAASAPIEGGAPGVGLRLVLLRSLDHALAPARQIEALVLALALGALAAAGAVAFVLSRRLARPIDALMSLAGELAQGKLEARAQAGGPVELSALGEAMNRMAGELFASRQQMAEKERLEKELEISSRIQTSILPRRLAVEGLDVAARMIPASEVGGDYYDVFPVEDGGWIGVGDVAGHGLTSGLIMLMVQSTIAALGRDDPRAAPRDLVRVLNLVLYENIRHRLGNDEHVTISVMRYHRDGRVIHAGAHEDIVICRADTGRVEVIPTLGPWVGAMRDVSRTVQDEELHLRDGDLMVLYTDGVTEARSDKGEQFGIDRLVAKVEALQKEPVERIRDEILDEVARWAPKQDDDVTLLVLRYHAPVKGAA, from the coding sequence TACCGCGCCGAGGCGCACGTGGTCGCAGAGGAGCCGCGCCTGAAGGCGGTCGTCGCGACCGAGGACGTCTCGCCCGAGACCGTCTACGGCGTCGCCCTCGAGCTGCGCAAGGCGGTGCAGAGCGATCTGTTCTTGATGACGGACGGAGAGGGGCACCTGCTCGCCGACGTCGCCGATCCGAAGGCCTCGGGCTTCGACATGTCGAAGAACCCGGCGATCGCAGCCGCGCTCGCGGAGGGCGAGAAGGCCGCGGTGTGGACCAACGAGGACAAGATCTACGAGGTCCACGCGCGCAGGCTCGCGTTCGGGACCGATCCGGTGGGCGTGCTCGTCGTGGGCTTCGCGCTCGGCGATCCGATCCTCGAGGAGGTGCGGCGCGAGACGGGGAGCGTCGCGGTCCTCCTGCTCGATGAAAGACCCGTGTCCGTGTCGCGGCTCGAGGGCGGCGAGGAGGCTCCGCGAGACGCCATCGCGCAGGTCGCCGCGGCGATCCCGCGAGGCGGCGAGCCGGCCCCCGTGACGCTCGGCGGAGGTCGCTACCTGGCCGCGTCGGCGCCGATCGAGGGAGGCGCGCCGGGCGTCGGGCTGCGGCTCGTGCTCTTGCGATCGCTCGATCACGCGCTCGCGCCGGCGCGGCAGATCGAGGCGCTCGTGCTCGCGCTCGCGCTCGGCGCGCTCGCGGCGGCGGGGGCGGTGGCCTTCGTGCTGTCGCGCAGGCTCGCGCGGCCGATCGACGCGCTGATGTCGCTCGCGGGGGAGCTGGCGCAAGGAAAGCTCGAGGCGCGCGCGCAGGCCGGGGGGCCGGTGGAGCTGTCGGCGCTCGGCGAGGCGATGAACCGCATGGCGGGCGAGCTCTTCGCCTCGCGGCAGCAGATGGCCGAGAAGGAGCGGCTCGAGAAGGAGCTCGAGATCAGCTCGCGCATCCAGACCTCGATCCTGCCGCGGCGCCTCGCGGTGGAGGGGCTCGACGTCGCCGCGCGGATGATCCCCGCGAGCGAGGTCGGCGGCGACTACTACGACGTCTTCCCGGTCGAGGACGGCGGCTGGATCGGCGTGGGCGACGTGGCCGGGCACGGCCTCACGTCGGGGCTCATCATGCTCATGGTGCAGAGCACCATCGCCGCGCTCGGCCGCGACGATCCGCGCGCCGCTCCCCGCGATCTCGTGCGCGTGTTGAACCTCGTGCTCTACGAGAACATCCGCCACCGGCTCGGCAACGACGAGCACGTGACGATCTCGGTGATGCGCTACCACCGCGACGGCCGCGTGATCCACGCAGGCGCGCACGAGGACATCGTGATCTGCCGCGCGGACACGGGCCGCGTCGAGGTGATCCCCACGCTCGGGCCCTGGGTCGGCGCCATGCGCGACGTGAGCCGCACCGTGCAGGACGAGGAGCTGCACCTGCGCGACGGCGACCTCATGGTGCTCTACACCGACGGCGTGACCGAGGCGCGCAGCGACAAGGGCGAGCAGTTCGGGATCGACAGGCTCGTCGCGAAGGTCGAGGCGCTGCAAAAGGAGCCGGTGGAGCGCATCCGCGACGAGATTCTGGACGAGGTCGCCCGCTGGGCGCCGAAGCAGGACGACGACGTGACCCTCCTGGTTCTGCGCTACCACGCCCCCGTCAAGGGGGCGGCGTGA